A stretch of Myxococcus hansupus DNA encodes these proteins:
- a CDS encoding carboxypeptidase-like regulatory domain-containing protein yields the protein MMKKHLVMAVVPFLALGCGDDLVDADGDGIADGVRVPDSVTVVSPSTPKGTVSGQVLSTDLRPMGGVTVEMTIGSSAEAVQATTNDKGNFTYTNVPGGAQVLLTFSRAGYATMRAVATVPSTAGNVPINNGNASFGPITLSRLDGTLNFLVVTPHGRPAAGARATIEATPAGSIGSGDTSTSMVSSVVVEAVANDQGLVSFTGIPSAAELARLSRSGTPQFKLWISPLDLNNDGFPDTGGHVATYTAAEVVANATTRLISLPFSRPQNVPLSIESSNVASLRGGGADFHPLRNLVRPGELVHLFFNQPIQSGSLFVRMTDEYAAETLPVTATVNSGGYSASINLGNSIADGREYNIDVRAVSAEGGSMYSRTGFFFTGDQTAVRQMSISGARYQEVSPAGAPAASQLNNGEDVFLSFNYPITRPSNVNGPVYAHVNWDIGGATPGVIGDYPGEVGNALGFPLSPVEPNAPVPTRIPNELPTFQINNSGYTTRWAFTYYGPNSIPSTSFGGLQIVVKFSDLPSRSVNGTYENYLGQPLTTDLSVSGLAQHPAPVAPP from the coding sequence ATGATGAAGAAGCATCTGGTAATGGCCGTGGTTCCGTTTTTGGCACTGGGTTGCGGTGATGACCTCGTGGACGCGGACGGCGACGGAATCGCGGATGGCGTGCGCGTGCCGGACTCGGTGACGGTGGTTTCTCCGTCCACGCCCAAGGGCACGGTGTCAGGCCAGGTGCTGAGCACGGACCTGCGTCCGATGGGCGGTGTCACGGTAGAGATGACCATTGGCAGTTCGGCGGAGGCCGTGCAGGCCACGACGAATGACAAGGGCAACTTCACGTACACGAACGTGCCGGGCGGCGCGCAGGTGCTGCTGACGTTCTCGCGGGCGGGCTATGCCACGATGCGCGCGGTGGCCACGGTGCCGTCGACGGCGGGCAACGTCCCCATCAACAACGGCAACGCGAGCTTCGGTCCCATCACGCTGTCGCGCCTGGATGGCACGCTGAACTTCCTCGTGGTGACGCCGCACGGCCGTCCCGCGGCGGGTGCGCGGGCCACGATCGAGGCCACGCCGGCGGGCTCCATCGGCAGCGGCGACACGTCGACGTCGATGGTGAGCTCGGTGGTGGTGGAGGCGGTCGCCAACGACCAGGGGCTGGTGTCCTTCACGGGCATCCCGAGCGCGGCGGAGCTGGCGCGCCTGAGCCGCAGCGGGACGCCGCAGTTCAAGCTGTGGATCTCCCCCCTTGATTTGAACAATGACGGCTTCCCCGACACGGGCGGCCACGTCGCCACGTACACGGCGGCCGAGGTGGTCGCCAACGCCACCACGCGCCTGATCAGCCTGCCCTTCTCGCGGCCGCAGAACGTGCCGCTGAGCATCGAGAGCAGCAACGTGGCCAGCCTCCGGGGCGGTGGCGCTGACTTCCACCCCCTGCGCAACCTGGTGCGCCCCGGCGAGCTCGTCCACCTGTTCTTCAACCAGCCGATCCAGTCGGGGTCGCTGTTCGTTCGCATGACGGACGAGTACGCGGCGGAAACGTTGCCGGTGACGGCCACGGTCAACAGCGGTGGTTACAGCGCCAGCATCAACCTGGGCAACTCCATCGCGGATGGCCGTGAGTACAACATTGACGTGCGCGCCGTGTCCGCCGAGGGCGGCAGCATGTATTCGCGGACGGGGTTCTTCTTCACGGGTGACCAGACGGCCGTGCGCCAGATGTCGATTTCTGGGGCGCGTTACCAGGAGGTGTCACCGGCGGGCGCCCCGGCGGCGTCTCAGTTGAACAATGGCGAGGACGTCTTCCTGTCCTTCAACTACCCCATCACCCGCCCGTCGAATGTGAACGGGCCTGTCTATGCCCACGTGAACTGGGACATCGGCGGCGCGACCCCTGGTGTGATTGGAGACTACCCGGGTGAGGTGGGCAACGCGCTGGGGTTCCCGCTGTCGCCGGTTGAGCCCAATGCGCCCGTGCCGACGCGCATCCCGAATGAGCTCCCGACGTTCCAGATCAACAACTCGGGTTACACGACGCGCTGGGCGTTCACGTACTACGGGCCGAACTCCATCCCGAGCACGAGCTTTGGTGGGCTTCAGATCGTCGTGAAGTTCTCCGATCTGCCGTCGCGTTCCGTCAACGGCACCTACGAGAACTACCTGGGACAGCCGCTCACCACGGACCTGTCTGTGAGTGGCCTGGCTCAGCACCCCGCTCCGGTTGCGCCCCCGTGA
- a CDS encoding HIT family protein, protein MPDVLDVNDPCLGCAIVRGSTRPVGGVIARAPGLVLHGVAGPSPVPGWVVISSERHVRGWYDLDPDAASELGCFTARVMRAQREVLGAEHAYAFAIGDVLRHFHLHLVPRYPRTPQRLWGRAVFDAPADDHLPAGDLEAAAQALAAALSG, encoded by the coding sequence ATGCCGGATGTCTTGGATGTGAACGACCCATGTCTCGGCTGCGCCATCGTGCGCGGCTCGACGCGGCCCGTGGGGGGCGTCATCGCTCGCGCGCCAGGGCTGGTGCTGCATGGCGTGGCCGGACCCAGTCCCGTCCCGGGCTGGGTCGTCATCTCCAGCGAGCGGCATGTGCGCGGCTGGTACGACCTCGACCCGGACGCGGCGAGCGAGCTGGGCTGCTTCACCGCCCGGGTCATGCGTGCGCAACGCGAGGTCCTGGGCGCCGAGCATGCCTACGCGTTCGCCATCGGTGACGTGCTGCGGCACTTCCACCTGCACTTGGTGCCCCGCTACCCCCGGACGCCCCAACGTCTCTGGGGCCGTGCCGTCTTCGACGCCCCCGCCGACGATCACCTCCCAGCGGGGGATTTGGAGGCCGCCGCCCAGGCGCTCGCCGCCGCGCTGTCCGGCTGA
- a CDS encoding AAA domain-containing protein, whose translation MSSEPRNRVLEKMLERLYAALASGPSLNSRPHHSRQRVDLATLSRLDGTPPHAVLAALLGEKAQARLGVKPPAPAPVAARSRKATAQARMKRGEAEPQPDGAMPTEHGASLRIDGASLQTDGASLTEAGASLLTDGASQREAGASLLTDGTLLREAGASIQTDGASSTGDSSSLPENGESPSPDDAALREHGASFAMTSTEPALFEEPGTRSREEEEQQALLRKLATIVEDARTFEQDTGAHVLHVGFPLLHLPPGAKDKRGFGTRRILAPIAFVPVRLTLKKGRVPSVELEGAEAGVDRVTPNTALLAWLEQQTGQRLGDLFADETGEDPWRELNELVAAVCKALELPAPAAFTSETLLAPIPRNDDAQPQAAILPSAVLGLYPLSNQSLVDDMRALLDGEPVSGPLESFLRVDVSLGETPGHGGGEPNLEGHKRAGEERLVTLADPCQARAVRLARSSRGLVIHGPPGTGKSQTIANAIGDHLARGERVLLVCDKRTALDVVKHRLDHLGLGHLCAVVHDAQRDQRDLYMGIREQLDTLPEARTDAAVARELGRVDAELQSLHDELTTADRALSERPAGGTAPSFHELVGQWFSVEAPAALTPAVASLTDARLGDVTPREREVREVLERGGKEAYPENPWREALGTDLATYLATPLATYRERMTAADSAARDADALASPDVPVFGADPRAEGAARAAFAEKLAPLFESASPESLARWGSAAPDAVRAAKTQLDGLEAQRQVLAEGPLDAELSLVHREQPQALGMLSTTLAALGSYLDIARKWYAFFYFARKAGARRVLQQFGLTLSVLAAERVTRFFTGARARALLNEYHRATLAPGASEALHDEALSQTLRTHAALFELLGELERTPLLASCREAVRGALKADVGARAAMLAGLRQSAARGDAIARLEARLTEAGLFSPTWLDSHSRGLRAGERLSTATSAMLSRLSTVEGLLRMRSVLAGMPPALESAVERLARNGAEADAGWRTVLKATLAAEASSRLREDPALQHIDAERVRAAHSHYRVLEQKKRGLVRDALVHRWTHRQRERLLAGTGGRLNGQGAELRRRLMLRGERAMRVRQVIATGQGIEGGDPLFDVRPVWMASPQTVAQIFPRRPIFDVVIFDESSQCRLEEALPVLTRAHRVVIAGDPKQLPPTRFFESAVVQNAEQEAETEQGLFEEQQSEVEDLLSAALNLDIDQCYLDVHYRSQNADLIAFSNDHFYDKRLQAIPAHPSHRAPHAPLRLLPVGGIYDKRANVIEARAVGTLVKELLARPAPPSIGIACFNLTQRDAINDVLDAMAASDAAFASRLAEARVRRGSGSFEGLFVKNLENVQGDERDHLIISTTYGPDRQGRFYRRFGPLGSAGGGRRLNVLVTRAREQIHLVTSIPREAYQSAPPMEAGRQPNGGWLLFAYLRFAEALETAYAQEAQRESGDSALQVNAQGQRAEVFPRPTEAGSVFAQALAGHLAEQHRVSSDIHWGNDGFCVDIALHHPTRPGDVTVGVLCDGTRYPKATDRVEWDLFRTGMLEGQGWQLVRLWTPHFFRDPEGATTQVLQASGDKLMREPSAAPQEAISSRSGVH comes from the coding sequence TTGTCGTCCGAGCCCCGCAACCGCGTCCTGGAGAAGATGCTCGAGCGGCTCTACGCCGCGCTCGCCTCCGGCCCCAGCCTCAACAGCCGGCCGCACCACAGCCGTCAGCGGGTGGACCTCGCGACGCTGAGCCGCTTGGATGGGACGCCGCCTCACGCCGTGCTCGCCGCCCTGCTCGGCGAGAAGGCTCAGGCCCGGCTCGGCGTGAAGCCGCCCGCCCCCGCTCCCGTGGCCGCCCGCTCGCGAAAGGCGACGGCCCAGGCACGCATGAAGCGCGGCGAGGCCGAGCCCCAGCCGGATGGCGCGATGCCCACGGAGCATGGCGCATCACTCCGGATAGACGGAGCATCGCTTCAGACAGATGGCGCATCGCTGACGGAGGCCGGTGCATCGCTTCTGACGGATGGCGCATCGCAGCGGGAGGCCGGTGCATCGCTTCTGACGGATGGCACATTGCTGCGAGAGGCCGGTGCATCGATTCAGACGGATGGCGCATCGTCGACGGGGGACAGCTCATCACTCCCGGAGAACGGTGAATCACCTTCGCCGGACGACGCGGCACTGAGGGAGCACGGCGCATCGTTCGCCATGACCTCCACGGAGCCCGCGCTGTTCGAGGAACCGGGCACGCGGTCTCGCGAGGAAGAGGAGCAACAGGCCCTGCTGCGCAAGCTGGCCACCATCGTCGAGGACGCCCGCACCTTCGAGCAGGACACCGGCGCCCATGTGCTGCACGTGGGCTTCCCCCTGCTGCACCTGCCGCCGGGCGCCAAGGACAAGCGCGGCTTCGGCACGCGGCGCATCCTGGCCCCCATCGCCTTCGTCCCCGTGCGCCTCACGCTCAAGAAGGGCCGCGTGCCTTCCGTTGAACTCGAGGGCGCCGAAGCCGGCGTGGACCGCGTGACGCCCAACACGGCGCTGCTCGCCTGGTTGGAACAGCAGACGGGGCAACGCCTCGGCGACCTCTTCGCGGATGAAACAGGCGAGGACCCGTGGCGCGAACTGAACGAGCTGGTCGCCGCCGTGTGCAAGGCCCTGGAGCTGCCCGCTCCGGCCGCGTTCACCTCGGAGACGCTGCTGGCGCCCATTCCTCGCAACGATGACGCCCAGCCCCAGGCCGCCATCCTTCCCAGCGCGGTGCTTGGCCTGTACCCGCTGTCCAACCAGAGCCTCGTGGACGACATGCGCGCGCTGTTGGACGGCGAGCCGGTCTCCGGCCCCCTGGAGAGCTTCCTGCGCGTGGACGTGTCCCTGGGCGAAACCCCGGGCCACGGCGGCGGTGAGCCCAACCTGGAGGGCCACAAGCGCGCGGGCGAAGAGCGGCTCGTCACCCTCGCGGATCCGTGCCAGGCGCGCGCGGTGCGGCTCGCACGCAGCAGCCGAGGACTCGTCATTCACGGGCCTCCGGGCACCGGTAAATCGCAGACCATCGCCAACGCCATCGGTGATCATCTCGCTCGCGGTGAGCGCGTGCTGCTCGTCTGCGACAAGCGCACCGCGTTGGACGTTGTGAAGCACCGGCTGGACCACCTCGGACTGGGCCACTTGTGCGCCGTCGTCCACGATGCGCAGCGAGACCAGCGCGACCTCTACATGGGGATTCGCGAGCAGCTCGACACCCTTCCCGAGGCTCGGACCGACGCGGCCGTGGCCAGGGAGCTGGGCCGGGTCGACGCGGAGCTACAATCCCTTCATGACGAGCTGACCACCGCCGACCGCGCCCTCTCCGAGCGTCCCGCCGGAGGCACCGCGCCCTCCTTCCATGAGCTGGTGGGACAGTGGTTCTCGGTAGAGGCCCCCGCCGCCCTCACGCCCGCGGTGGCGAGCCTCACCGACGCGCGGCTGGGCGACGTGACACCTCGCGAGCGCGAAGTGCGCGAGGTCCTGGAGCGCGGCGGCAAGGAGGCCTACCCGGAGAACCCCTGGCGCGAGGCGCTGGGCACGGACCTCGCCACCTATCTCGCCACGCCCCTGGCCACCTACCGCGAGCGGATGACCGCCGCGGACAGCGCGGCCCGGGACGCCGATGCGCTCGCGTCTCCAGACGTGCCCGTGTTTGGCGCGGACCCTCGCGCGGAGGGCGCGGCACGGGCGGCGTTCGCGGAGAAGCTGGCGCCCCTCTTTGAGAGCGCCAGCCCGGAGTCCCTCGCGCGGTGGGGCTCGGCGGCACCCGACGCGGTCCGGGCGGCGAAGACGCAACTCGACGGCTTGGAAGCACAGCGGCAGGTGCTCGCGGAGGGCCCACTGGACGCGGAGCTGTCCCTGGTGCACCGCGAGCAACCCCAGGCCCTGGGCATGCTGTCCACCACCCTGGCGGCGCTGGGCTCGTACCTGGACATCGCTCGCAAGTGGTACGCGTTCTTCTATTTCGCGCGAAAGGCCGGAGCGCGCCGCGTGCTCCAACAGTTCGGCCTGACGCTGAGCGTCCTCGCCGCCGAGCGCGTCACCCGCTTCTTCACCGGCGCCAGGGCGCGCGCGCTGCTCAACGAATACCACCGCGCCACGCTGGCCCCCGGCGCGAGCGAAGCACTCCACGACGAGGCGCTGTCCCAGACGCTTCGCACCCATGCGGCCCTCTTCGAACTGCTGGGCGAGCTGGAGCGCACGCCGCTGCTCGCGTCGTGCCGGGAAGCGGTTCGCGGCGCGCTGAAGGCCGACGTGGGCGCACGCGCGGCGATGCTCGCCGGACTTCGCCAGTCCGCCGCCCGGGGCGACGCCATCGCGCGGCTGGAGGCTCGGCTCACCGAGGCGGGGCTGTTCTCTCCCACCTGGCTCGACTCGCACTCGCGCGGCCTTCGCGCGGGCGAACGGCTGTCCACCGCCACCTCGGCGATGCTGTCACGGCTGTCCACCGTGGAGGGCCTGCTGCGCATGCGCTCCGTGCTGGCGGGAATGCCTCCGGCGCTGGAGTCCGCCGTGGAGCGGCTGGCCCGAAACGGCGCGGAGGCCGATGCGGGCTGGCGCACGGTGTTGAAGGCCACGCTGGCGGCGGAGGCCTCCTCCCGACTGCGAGAGGACCCGGCGCTACAGCACATCGACGCGGAGCGAGTTCGCGCCGCGCATTCGCACTACCGCGTGTTGGAGCAGAAGAAGCGCGGGCTCGTGCGTGATGCCCTGGTCCACCGCTGGACCCACCGCCAGCGTGAACGGCTGCTCGCGGGCACGGGCGGCCGGCTCAACGGCCAGGGCGCGGAGCTGCGCCGGCGGCTGATGCTCCGGGGCGAGCGCGCCATGCGAGTGCGGCAGGTCATCGCCACCGGTCAGGGCATCGAGGGGGGCGACCCGCTCTTCGACGTCCGCCCCGTGTGGATGGCCAGCCCGCAAACGGTGGCGCAAATCTTCCCCCGCCGTCCCATCTTCGACGTCGTCATCTTCGATGAGTCCTCGCAGTGCCGGCTGGAAGAAGCGCTGCCCGTGCTCACCCGCGCCCACCGCGTCGTCATCGCCGGAGACCCGAAGCAGCTCCCCCCCACGCGATTCTTCGAGTCCGCCGTGGTGCAGAACGCGGAGCAGGAGGCGGAGACCGAGCAGGGCCTCTTCGAGGAGCAGCAGTCCGAGGTGGAGGACCTGCTGTCCGCCGCGCTCAACCTCGACATCGACCAGTGCTACCTCGACGTGCACTACCGCTCCCAGAACGCGGACCTCATCGCCTTCAGCAACGACCACTTCTACGACAAGCGGCTCCAGGCCATCCCCGCGCATCCGTCCCACCGCGCGCCCCACGCACCGCTGCGGCTGCTGCCCGTGGGGGGCATCTATGACAAGCGCGCGAACGTCATCGAGGCCCGGGCCGTGGGCACCCTGGTGAAGGAGCTGCTCGCTCGACCCGCGCCCCCGTCCATTGGCATCGCGTGCTTCAACCTCACCCAACGCGACGCCATCAACGACGTGCTCGACGCCATGGCCGCCAGTGACGCCGCCTTCGCGAGTCGCCTGGCCGAGGCACGCGTGCGCCGGGGCTCGGGCTCTTTCGAGGGGCTCTTCGTCAAGAACCTGGAGAACGTCCAGGGCGATGAGCGCGACCACCTCATCATCAGCACCACCTACGGTCCGGACCGGCAGGGCCGCTTCTACCGGCGCTTCGGTCCCCTGGGCAGCGCGGGTGGAGGCCGCCGACTCAACGTGCTGGTGACGCGCGCCCGCGAGCAGATTCACCTCGTCACCTCCATTCCCCGCGAGGCCTACCAGTCCGCGCCCCCCATGGAGGCGGGACGGCAGCCCAACGGCGGCTGGCTCCTGTTCGCCTACCTCCGCTTCGCCGAAGCCCTGGAAACGGCCTATGCCCAGGAGGCGCAGCGCGAGTCCGGCGACAGCGCGCTCCAGGTGAACGCCCAAGGGCAGCGGGCCGAGGTGTTCCCGCGGCCCACGGAGGCGGGCTCGGTGTTCGCCCAGGCCCTGGCCGGACATCTGGCCGAACAGCACCGCGTGTCCTCGGACATCCACTGGGGCAATGACGGCTTCTGCGTGGACATCGCGCTCCACCACCCCACCCGGCCGGGAGACGTCACCGTCGGCGTGCTGTGCGACGGCACGCGCTACCCCAAGGCCACGGACCGCGTGGAGTGGGACCTCTTCCGCACGGGCATGCTGGAAGGACAGGGCTGGCAGCTCGTGCGGCTGTGGACGCCGCACTTCTTCCGCGACCCCGAGGGCGCCACCACCCAGGTCCTTCAGGCCTCGGGCGACAAGCTGATGCGCGAGCCGTCCGCCGCGCCCCAGGAGGCCATTTCCTCCCGGAGCGGCGTGCACTGA
- a CDS encoding Ig-like domain-containing protein, protein MSSLRVLAVSLCSLMWACINVPEITVVPDPPDAGDVRPVVTLTLSRTATHADVDVRVSVTELVPESVELFVDGVSVAVLLPPEYSLRWSTQSLSEGPHAFSARVSLGDRVYTSGLRTLVVDRTMPRVVSQLPRTGAQDVSVHAPIQAVFSEALDPTSLSAESVRLLVNQAEVAAELRLSADGTLLTLAPVEQLPVDADVSVSLSSSVADMAGNPLDVVAFTWQWTVPRHLLYGGPLSASSPEGPNVSIFSAALDEDGRPIVAFVDGVAPSNYGVHIMRWSGTTWERLGDVLGGGEEELVIKACSLWTTPTGEIFVSWNSEMGDGNPSIHVHHWNEGRWSPLGAPVRPLESDAKIVSFGFAVNPRQERLLVVLERAPGASPSLYVVRWNEGRWEALSGASELLHPGAIYSGFNWVLDSMGRLVFVWASQTEEWGAATTHARRWSGAHWETRYAAGGGAAAVPVVSTLDAADRLVVGSVAQSAGAGRRPYITRLGGVSGVEVLSANVEGMYPGETDARVEVFDFDPDGMLVSLVSEPEVAGGPVNHYVRRWDETSWVTVGAPVLPRPGTKPVGTARFFMTGTERWVLVRIEESDGTPNQRHLNVYRPNN, encoded by the coding sequence ATGAGCTCCCTTCGCGTATTGGCAGTCTCCCTCTGTTCCTTGATGTGGGCCTGTATCAACGTGCCCGAAATCACAGTCGTGCCCGATCCTCCAGATGCGGGGGATGTTCGCCCTGTCGTGACACTGACATTGTCGCGAACGGCGACCCATGCCGATGTCGATGTGCGCGTCTCGGTCACGGAGTTGGTGCCGGAGTCGGTCGAGTTGTTCGTCGACGGAGTGTCCGTCGCCGTGCTGCTTCCGCCCGAGTACTCGCTGCGCTGGAGCACGCAGTCCCTCAGCGAAGGCCCACATGCCTTCTCCGCGAGAGTTTCATTGGGGGACCGCGTTTACACGAGCGGGCTGCGCACGCTGGTGGTCGACAGGACGATGCCAAGAGTGGTGTCTCAGCTCCCTCGAACAGGCGCGCAGGATGTCTCAGTGCATGCCCCCATTCAGGCGGTTTTCTCTGAGGCCCTCGACCCCACTTCGTTGTCCGCCGAGTCTGTAAGGCTCTTGGTCAATCAGGCAGAAGTTGCCGCGGAGCTACGCCTGTCGGCTGATGGCACCCTGCTGACCCTCGCTCCGGTGGAGCAGCTCCCCGTCGACGCGGACGTTTCCGTGAGTCTCTCCTCGTCCGTTGCGGACATGGCGGGTAACCCACTGGATGTCGTGGCGTTCACCTGGCAGTGGACGGTTCCCAGGCATCTTCTGTACGGAGGTCCCCTTTCTGCCTCAAGTCCGGAGGGCCCAAACGTTTCGATTTTCTCGGCCGCGCTGGATGAGGACGGTCGGCCCATCGTTGCTTTCGTCGACGGTGTGGCCCCCTCCAATTACGGTGTTCATATCATGCGGTGGTCTGGGACGACCTGGGAACGGTTGGGCGACGTACTTGGGGGAGGCGAGGAAGAGCTTGTTATCAAGGCCTGTTCTCTGTGGACCACGCCGACAGGTGAGATTTTCGTGTCGTGGAATAGCGAGATGGGCGACGGGAACCCCAGCATCCATGTCCATCATTGGAACGAAGGCCGGTGGTCGCCCTTGGGAGCGCCTGTGCGGCCTCTCGAGTCCGATGCGAAAATCGTTTCGTTTGGCTTCGCCGTGAATCCTCGACAGGAACGGCTCCTGGTTGTTCTGGAGCGTGCTCCTGGAGCGTCGCCGTCATTGTATGTTGTTCGTTGGAACGAAGGCCGATGGGAGGCGTTGAGCGGCGCGTCGGAATTACTGCATCCGGGCGCTATCTACTCCGGATTCAATTGGGTGCTCGATTCGATGGGGCGCCTGGTTTTTGTTTGGGCCTCGCAGACTGAAGAGTGGGGGGCGGCGACCACGCATGCCAGGAGATGGTCTGGGGCACATTGGGAAACGCGTTACGCCGCTGGGGGTGGCGCGGCGGCGGTGCCAGTTGTTTCCACTCTGGACGCGGCAGATCGTCTTGTCGTCGGGAGTGTTGCTCAATCGGCTGGAGCGGGAAGGCGGCCGTACATCACCCGTTTGGGCGGTGTGAGTGGGGTGGAGGTTCTCAGCGCCAACGTCGAGGGCATGTACCCAGGCGAGACGGACGCTCGGGTGGAAGTCTTCGACTTCGACCCGGACGGCATGCTGGTGTCGTTGGTCTCCGAACCCGAAGTCGCCGGTGGACCCGTGAACCACTATGTCCGCCGGTGGGACGAGACTTCATGGGTGACCGTGGGGGCGCCAGTGTTGCCTCGCCCTGGAACGAAGCCCGTGGGAACGGCCCGGTTCTTCATGACGGGGACCGAGCGATGGGTGCTCGTCCGCATTGAGGAGTCCGACGGGACGCCCAACCAGCGCCACCTTAACGTCTACCGCCCCAACAACTGA
- a CDS encoding Uma2 family endonuclease — MMQGLEVGEERHTGMGQETKRPATYEDLVALPEHWVGQIIDGELIAQPRPAIRHARATSRLGGELYSPFERGRGGPGGWSFLDEPELHLGEDVLVPDLAGWRRERMPEVPDTSFFTLPPDWVCEVLSPSTASLDRSRKKRIYAREGIGHVWLVDPQARTLEVYRLSGGKWVEQGTWTGDERVRAEPFEALELELGVLWLAEAKAP, encoded by the coding sequence ATGATGCAGGGGCTGGAAGTGGGAGAGGAGCGGCACACGGGAATGGGGCAGGAGACGAAGCGTCCGGCGACCTACGAGGACCTGGTGGCGCTGCCCGAGCACTGGGTGGGGCAAATCATCGACGGGGAGCTCATCGCGCAGCCCCGTCCGGCCATCCGGCATGCGCGGGCCACGTCCAGGCTGGGGGGCGAGCTGTACAGCCCTTTCGAGAGAGGCCGAGGAGGGCCGGGTGGTTGGTCTTTCCTGGATGAGCCTGAGCTGCACCTCGGTGAGGACGTCCTGGTGCCGGACCTGGCGGGTTGGCGACGCGAGCGCATGCCGGAAGTCCCGGATACGTCCTTCTTCACGTTGCCGCCGGACTGGGTCTGCGAGGTGCTCTCGCCTTCCACGGCTTCGTTGGACCGCTCGCGCAAGAAGCGCATCTATGCCCGGGAAGGCATTGGGCACGTCTGGCTCGTGGACCCTCAGGCGCGGACGTTGGAGGTGTACCGGCTGAGCGGTGGAAAGTGGGTCGAACAGGGCACCTGGACGGGGGACGAGCGCGTCCGCGCCGAGCCCTTCGAGGCGCTGGAGTTGGAGCTGGGGGTGTTGTGGTTGGCGGAGGCGAAGGCGCCGTGA